The following are encoded together in the Drosophila willistoni isolate 14030-0811.24 unplaced genomic scaffold, UCI_dwil_1.1 Seg169, whole genome shotgun sequence genome:
- the LOC6652710 gene encoding TBC1 domain family member 20, producing the protein MNLIDARELKIHDQPGLNFEISPESDGEIEKRLEIERILQQSTDQCLDPSKLRYLAVSSFGLVTDDLRRILWPQLAGVDLALLERAPSLSELQGHPEYNQVLLDVNRSLKRFPPGIPYEQRIALQDQLTVLILRVMKKYSNLRYYQGYHDVAVTFLLVSGEEVAYAIMKQLSTTHFSECMQETMEATQRRLMFIWPIVNFENPKLFEFLQRSAVGTLFALPWYLTWFGHSLNSYKTVVRIYDYFLASPMHAPIFVTAAILLYRADEIMLEDCDMASVHCVLSKLPEDLPFEELLTISSKLYDTYSLTVIENEVEQLLHKEKEQRRLEDTIILERRKKQLNRAPFAIGKLRLSQWLPILLTPKSVIVTTAVSIVVGCCAYYYKNQYLAAGIS; encoded by the exons ATGAATCTGATTGACGCTCGGGAATTAAAAATACATGATCAGCCGGGTCTTAATTTTGAGATAA GTCCTGAATCTGACGGCGAGATCGAGAAGCGACTAGAGATTGAACGAATTTTACAACAGAGCACCGACCAATGTTTAGATCCATCAAAGTTGCGGTACCTTGCCGTTTCATCGTTTGGTTTAGTGACTGACGATTTGCGACGTATTTTGTGGCCACAGTTAGCAGGTGTGGATTTGGCTTTATTGGAACGTGCTCCAAGTCTAAGTGAACTACAGGGACACCCAGAGTATAACCAAGTTTTGCTGGATGTAAATCGTTCTCTTAAACGATTTCCGCCGGGTATCCCTTATGAACAGCGTATTGCCTTGCAAGACCAGCTTACAGTTCTTATATTAAGGGTGATGAAGAAGTATTCAAATTTGCGTTATTATCAAGGTTACCATGACGTGGCAGTCACGTTTTTATTAGTCAGTGGCGAAGAAGTCGCTTATGCCATTATGAAGCAACTTTCAACAACGCATTTCTCAGAGTGCATGCAGGAAACGATGGAAGCCACACAAAGGCGTCTTATGTTCATTTGGCctattgttaattttgaaaaccCTAAACTCTTTGAGTTCTTGCAGCGCTCAGCCGTGGGCACTTTGTTTGCTTTGCCGTGGTATTTGACCTGGTTTGGTCACAGTTTAAACTCCTATAAGACAGTTGTACGCATATACGATTACTTCTTAGCATCACCTATGCATGCTCCAATATTTGTGACTGCTGCAATTTTGTTGTATCGTGCTGATGAAATCATGTTGGAGGACTGTGATATGGCATCTGTTCATTGTGTGCTCTCTAAA ttaCCTGAAGACCTTCCGTTTGAAGAATTGTTAACGATTTCTAGTAAATTGTACGACACATACAGTTTAACAGTAATCGAAAATGAAGTAGAACAACTTTTACACAAAGA AAAAGAACAACGACGGCTAGAGGATACGATTATTTTGGAACGACGCAAAAAACAACTAAACCGTGCACCGTTCGCGATTGGGAAATTAAGATTAAGTCAATGGCTACCAATCCTGTTGACGCCAAAATCTGTAATAGTTACTACAGCGGTTTCTATCGTTGTTGGCTGTTGTGCTTACTATTATAAAAACCAATATCTAGCTGCAGGCATTAGTTGA